A window of the Salinirubellus salinus genome harbors these coding sequences:
- a CDS encoding DUF555 domain-containing protein: MTTSGHGEEETWFEVQLSVPWVVAGTTGVQDVINIAVSEVGKRVNQTSARYSEIVVQDVACPSCGYEYEAALSTTDFALVVVTVLAQFEASSAEESSRIAKRELGVRMKDIPLTVLGVRRASSAVEPAVETASEPDAVTDAPAGDRPESDASRSSSSAR, from the coding sequence ATGACGACGTCTGGGCACGGTGAGGAGGAGACATGGTTTGAGGTACAGCTGTCGGTTCCATGGGTGGTGGCGGGAACGACGGGCGTCCAGGACGTAATCAACATCGCGGTGTCGGAGGTGGGCAAGAGGGTGAATCAGACGTCGGCGCGGTACTCGGAGATCGTCGTTCAGGACGTCGCGTGTCCGTCCTGCGGGTATGAGTATGAGGCGGCGCTTTCGACGACGGATTTCGCGTTGGTGGTCGTGACGGTGTTGGCGCAGTTCGAGGCGTCCTCAGCGGAGGAGAGTTCGCGCATCGCGAAGCGTGAGTTGGGTGTGCGAATGAAGGATATTCCGTTGACTGTCCTTGGGGTTCGGCGGGCGTCGTCAGCAGTGGAGCCAGCGGTGGAAACGGCGTCGGAGCCGGACGCGGTGACAGATGCGCCCGCAGGGGACAGGCCGGAGAGTGACGCCTCGAGGTCAAGCTCCTCGGCGAGGTAG
- a CDS encoding phage NrS-1 polymerase family protein — protein MTNIDVTNDAIPANIRSIENWILWREGERNGKATKIPTKPYRTSGDINCDVTNPKQRRDFDTAWEALNDSRVPGDGLGFVFTDNVSITGVDLDKCRDPDTGELEDWAEDIIDRLDSYTEVSPSGTGVHILVGGELTAAGNRRGRVEMYDSDRYFTVTGAHLEDTPTEIRKCQDELDAVHGEYIRGESSSDGQLSLADTAASDTSESGGNRGGRRSTEVPGRQSESALVERYGDAFRNIRDPAIREALERVQTKYLPPVCPSTFADLAGPGIELSDGEILNRMYDSQGGDRKRRLYEGDSSMWGSHDADYPSQSEADMAFAHTLAFWTGKDPDRMDALFRTSGLMRPKWDGQHYSSGATYGGVTLARALLRVDDHYELPSDDGVKFSKADGPTASSSPSTSALDIPANDVASSASAQKPQDSAGAAGGSFVSDGASASAEAAPSAPGPLHTDDAATAAESPPDVLLDLDGDNDSDSGADDGGVGVDMGVDPAAAADAAANAPTGQSASTAMRDASPASNDRGESTPGGSVTPEGVSPAAPDGTDIDSDLDESTQRMMTESVTKAGGNWSRTNPHLDDSEKHPTDWTVGPIEGRTPTAQAMKVAREDNRVLARYQTRLEERLRDLADVEAERDRYKFTAETYLKAMDELMGERERYRTQLKRAGLLSPADSDLPDDPVKRLKQILRPLVRREDVATAKETLSGLDAVLREYEEANEQIQADERERRKQRGMFSRFFG, from the coding sequence ATGACGAATATAGACGTAACAAACGACGCAATCCCGGCCAATATCCGCTCTATCGAGAACTGGATTCTCTGGCGTGAGGGAGAGCGCAACGGGAAAGCTACCAAAATCCCGACTAAACCGTATCGAACCAGCGGTGATATCAACTGCGACGTCACCAACCCCAAACAGCGCCGCGACTTCGACACTGCGTGGGAGGCACTCAACGACTCCCGCGTGCCCGGCGATGGCCTTGGCTTCGTCTTCACCGACAACGTCTCCATCACCGGCGTCGACCTCGATAAGTGTCGTGACCCTGATACAGGCGAGCTCGAAGACTGGGCCGAAGATATCATCGACCGACTCGACTCATACACCGAAGTGTCTCCCTCCGGCACGGGTGTGCATATCCTCGTCGGGGGCGAACTGACCGCCGCCGGGAATCGCCGGGGTCGCGTCGAGATGTACGACTCTGATCGCTACTTCACCGTGACTGGGGCCCACCTCGAGGACACGCCCACGGAGATTCGGAAATGTCAGGACGAGTTAGACGCCGTTCACGGTGAGTACATTCGTGGTGAGTCCAGCTCGGATGGGCAGTTGAGTCTCGCCGATACCGCCGCGAGCGATACCTCAGAAAGTGGAGGTAATCGTGGCGGTCGGCGTTCCACCGAAGTCCCTGGTCGGCAGAGTGAAAGCGCACTCGTCGAGCGCTACGGTGACGCCTTCAGAAACATCCGTGACCCGGCCATCCGAGAAGCCCTCGAGCGGGTCCAGACGAAGTACCTTCCCCCGGTGTGCCCCAGTACGTTTGCCGACCTCGCAGGGCCCGGTATCGAGCTATCAGATGGCGAGATTCTGAATCGGATGTACGACTCGCAAGGTGGCGACCGAAAACGCCGCCTCTACGAAGGCGATTCCTCGATGTGGGGGTCTCACGATGCCGACTATCCGAGTCAGTCTGAAGCGGATATGGCGTTCGCTCATACGCTTGCGTTCTGGACGGGGAAAGACCCCGATCGGATGGACGCGCTCTTTCGTACCTCCGGGTTGATGCGACCCAAGTGGGACGGCCAACACTACTCGAGTGGTGCGACCTATGGCGGCGTCACTCTCGCCCGCGCGCTCCTCCGAGTGGATGACCACTACGAACTCCCGAGTGACGATGGGGTGAAGTTCTCGAAGGCCGACGGGCCAACGGCATCGTCTTCTCCCTCGACCTCGGCCTTGGATATCCCCGCGAATGACGTGGCATCCTCAGCATCCGCTCAGAAGCCACAGGACTCCGCTGGTGCGGCCGGGGGTTCTTTCGTGAGTGATGGCGCGTCTGCATCGGCCGAGGCCGCTCCGAGCGCCCCAGGTCCGCTGCACACGGATGACGCCGCGACTGCCGCCGAGAGTCCCCCCGACGTACTCCTCGACCTCGACGGCGACAACGACAGCGACAGTGGGGCCGACGACGGAGGTGTGGGTGTGGATATGGGTGTGGACCCGGCCGCTGCTGCGGACGCGGCTGCGAACGCCCCCACTGGACAGTCAGCGTCGACGGCCATGCGCGACGCTTCCCCCGCCTCGAACGACCGGGGCGAGTCGACCCCTGGTGGGAGCGTCACTCCGGAGGGCGTCTCGCCCGCTGCTCCCGACGGGACGGACATCGACTCCGACCTCGATGAGAGTACGCAGCGGATGATGACCGAATCCGTCACGAAAGCCGGTGGCAACTGGTCGCGGACCAATCCCCATCTCGACGATTCCGAGAAACATCCGACGGATTGGACCGTTGGTCCCATCGAGGGTCGAACGCCGACAGCCCAGGCGATGAAGGTCGCTCGCGAGGACAACCGCGTGCTGGCGCGGTATCAGACCCGCCTCGAAGAGCGGCTCCGCGATCTCGCGGATGTTGAGGCGGAACGTGACCGCTACAAGTTCACCGCCGAGACCTACCTGAAGGCGATGGACGAGCTGATGGGCGAACGCGAACGCTACCGGACCCAGCTCAAGCGGGCCGGCTTGTTGTCGCCGGCGGATTCCGACCTTCCGGACGACCCCGTCAAGCGGCTCAAGCAGATTCTCCGCCCGCTGGTCCGTCGCGAAGACGTTGCGACGGCCAAGGAGACGCTCTCCGGCCTCGACGCCGTCCTCCGCGAGTACGAGGAGGCAAACGAGCAGATCCAGGCCGACGAACGTGAACGCCGGAAACAACGAGGGATGTTCTCCCGCTTCTTCGGCTAA
- a CDS encoding TrbC/VirB2 family protein, translated as MNTLPVTKLLKKHRMTVLMALIALTLFVQPVAAQTGTSGLEGIMTNLYDTVLLVLKYAGLVGLALGAIVWFTARKNSDRAENGMWLMIGGASMTIFYFGVTVFVTLLEWIATP; from the coding sequence ATGAACACCCTCCCTGTAACGAAACTCCTGAAGAAGCACCGAATGACCGTCCTCATGGCCCTCATCGCACTGACCCTCTTCGTGCAGCCTGTCGCGGCACAGACCGGCACGAGTGGTCTGGAAGGCATCATGACCAACCTGTACGACACCGTCCTGCTCGTCCTCAAGTACGCTGGTCTCGTCGGCCTCGCGCTAGGCGCAATCGTCTGGTTCACCGCCCGCAAGAACTCCGACCGTGCAGAAAACGGGATGTGGCTCATGATCGGCGGAGCCAGCATGACGATCTTCTACTTCGGGGTCACCGTCTTCGTGACGCTCCTCGAGTGGATCGCCACCCCCTGA
- a CDS encoding IS5 family transposase codes for MKRDGFGVQTKTARFAKTVVTFAQKAVAGEPAPAYRPGKEGYADWVILAIQGFKEYLGHDYRKLMDVLREMPRVAESLDLTVETLPHFSTVCARKQAIPMARWRAILDASVELYELGDVQAIDATGVDRVQASQHYAKRTDYTFEAVKTTLLIDCETSAILDIHCSMKQPHDTQIGWQVLVRNLDDLTAVAADKGYDWEQLRTRLRAEHITPLIPKRDPGFRGWARNLLIHDRGYNQRSNAESVFFGLRQRYGETLWARTWFGQFRELVMKSAVRNIERALEGSTR; via the coding sequence ATGAAGCGGGACGGATTCGGTGTGCAAACCAAGACCGCCCGCTTCGCGAAGACAGTCGTAACGTTCGCTCAAAAAGCCGTCGCTGGCGAGCCAGCTCCGGCATACCGGCCCGGGAAAGAGGGGTATGCCGATTGGGTGATTCTGGCGATACAGGGGTTCAAAGAGTATCTCGGCCACGATTACCGGAAGCTGATGGACGTGCTGCGAGAGATGCCGCGCGTCGCGGAATCACTCGATTTGACGGTGGAGACGCTGCCGCACTTCTCGACGGTGTGTGCGCGCAAGCAAGCGATTCCGATGGCTCGGTGGCGAGCGATCCTCGACGCGTCGGTCGAACTGTACGAACTCGGTGATGTCCAAGCGATCGACGCAACCGGCGTGGATCGTGTCCAAGCTAGTCAGCACTACGCAAAACGAACGGACTACACGTTCGAGGCGGTGAAGACCACGCTGCTCATCGATTGCGAAACGAGTGCGATCCTAGATATACACTGTTCGATGAAACAACCTCACGATACCCAGATCGGCTGGCAAGTGCTGGTGCGGAATCTCGACGATTTGACGGCTGTGGCGGCTGATAAGGGATACGACTGGGAGCAGCTCCGCACGAGGTTACGCGCTGAACATATCACACCCTTGATTCCGAAGCGTGACCCAGGATTCCGGGGGTGGGCGAGGAATCTACTCATTCACGATCGGGGCTACAATCAACGCTCGAACGCTGAATCGGTGTTTTTCGGCTTGCGGCAGCGATACGGTGAGACGCTGTGGGCGAGAACCTGGTTCGGTCAATTCCGCGAACTTGTCATGAAATCGGCGGTGCGAAACATCGAACGCGCCTTAGAGGGTTCAACCCGATGA
- a CDS encoding PQQ-like beta-propeller repeat protein: MWELEWPVGGLYRPTPLIVADGTVIAFVDDGQRGLLLAISLADGQIRWRRPAQNAEYGWAAAANGTVFADVATPDSPVQFAARSLGDGTASWTSNVGLAGLATPKFAGGQLLTVDQSRDSTRNDEQFALVARDARTGRKCWRTVHDGRRPLDMAVADGRAVLPTRESGIIALDAASGEQRWRSDVGGDTAAIVDGRVVSTRFPGELRVLSLADGSVEWTIQSEYFIESVESAEETQYARPGFDVGAVTSEAIVYHLSVPSDYPGRLQARALDTGDLLWDVGPEPTPVAAHSYSRPVVVGDDVLSVRSARRGGSEDPPRALLRHDIADGTELDRISYSVGDIVYRPVVADNTLLVPTGERLVAYT; this comes from the coding sequence ATGTGGGAACTTGAATGGCCAGTCGGGGGACTGTACCGCCCAACCCCGCTCATCGTTGCCGACGGCACCGTAATTGCGTTTGTAGATGATGGGCAGCGAGGTCTTCTACTCGCTATCTCGCTCGCCGACGGTCAGATACGCTGGCGTCGCCCGGCTCAAAACGCCGAATACGGATGGGCTGCTGCAGCGAACGGGACGGTGTTCGCTGACGTTGCCACTCCTGACTCGCCTGTGCAGTTCGCGGCTCGGTCACTCGGCGACGGCACGGCCTCGTGGACATCGAACGTGGGATTGGCTGGCTTGGCCACCCCTAAGTTCGCCGGAGGACAGCTCCTTACCGTTGACCAGTCTCGTGACAGCACACGCAACGACGAGCAGTTTGCTCTCGTCGCACGCGATGCCCGTACCGGTCGAAAGTGCTGGCGAACCGTCCACGATGGGAGGCGGCCTCTGGACATGGCGGTCGCCGACGGGCGAGCCGTTCTCCCGACGCGTGAATCCGGTATCATAGCACTCGACGCTGCCTCAGGTGAGCAACGCTGGCGGTCGGATGTTGGTGGGGACACCGCTGCAATCGTTGACGGACGGGTCGTCTCTACGCGATTCCCGGGGGAACTTCGGGTGTTGTCGCTTGCTGATGGGTCGGTAGAGTGGACTATCCAGAGCGAGTACTTCATCGAGAGCGTGGAGAGTGCCGAGGAGACGCAATATGCCCGGCCCGGGTTCGATGTCGGTGCTGTTACTTCGGAGGCGATTGTGTACCACCTGAGCGTACCGAGTGATTACCCGGGACGATTGCAGGCCCGTGCGCTCGATACTGGTGACCTGCTGTGGGATGTCGGGCCAGAGCCGACACCGGTCGCGGCTCACAGTTACTCACGACCAGTTGTGGTTGGTGACGATGTCTTGTCCGTCCGGTCTGCCCGCCGTGGAGGCAGTGAAGACCCACCGAGAGCACTCTTACGACATGACATCGCGGACGGGACGGAACTCGACCGGATTAGTTACTCGGTCGGCGATATCGTCTATCGTCCAGTAGTCGCTGATAACACTCTGCTCGTTCCGACGGGAGAGCGGTTGGTCGCGTATACCTGA
- a CDS encoding outer membrane protein assembly factor BamB family protein, giving the protein MDKNQGGGRPNSWNSVSRRNIVTSAGGLALLSSVGVVESVNAKSRNRTTSEGSVSQPTLNNDASGPTVYVSLGDRLVAIDAISGDEVWEAQIEAGDTGINTPTVVNGTVYVTHKNFIYAFDAVSGEREWVFENDIPNPFLDSLAITLVDDILYLGNRGGFEFSDRAHILALDVTTQSVVWKSKKYRVDEDTTRGVWTFSPVFVEDGEVYVAGVFGNLFVINRESGEIIERIDNFDEGDVQMSLITKSSNNIYTAPIDTDEIASVDVPSMEINWRYVLEDAIRVESPIIDEEFIYYFITTSEGPQVYILNKDGTLHNRLSLRQDSRIVLENNELYILGESSIKRINPQNTAEQIEYNLSKVNQGGTTLGSLATILDGFIFSSGGGSICCLALQSNDDGDDVSDLGGRILWEYEPSLESYSSSIPTIVANPQSGSSVGARTGEGFTGQYPGKTVESTNPLEQLRQKALSAFESDNDVDSTPDASSDDQSSTKTETATPTPTPTETPTATPTPSDTPTPTSTPNYASDTTVTEQNNELGDDGTGPTQTTSGQMPGFGVPTAIAALGGISYILYSRSRSNDAENEGP; this is encoded by the coding sequence ATGGACAAAAATCAGGGTGGGGGTAGACCAAATTCGTGGAATTCGGTGAGTCGTCGGAACATCGTGACATCAGCAGGTGGGTTGGCTCTTTTATCATCCGTTGGTGTTGTGGAATCAGTTAACGCCAAATCAAGAAATCGTACAACATCAGAGGGGAGCGTAAGCCAACCCACATTGAATAACGACGCTAGCGGGCCCACGGTCTACGTGAGCTTGGGCGATAGATTGGTTGCTATTGATGCAATATCGGGAGATGAAGTTTGGGAAGCACAGATTGAGGCAGGTGATACAGGAATAAATACACCAACGGTTGTTAATGGAACAGTTTACGTAACTCACAAGAATTTTATATATGCATTTGATGCCGTCTCTGGAGAGAGAGAATGGGTGTTTGAAAATGATATTCCGAACCCATTCTTGGATTCACTAGCTATTACTTTGGTTGATGATATATTGTACCTTGGAAACCGGGGAGGATTTGAATTCTCTGATAGAGCCCATATACTCGCATTAGACGTAACTACACAGTCGGTGGTATGGAAGAGTAAAAAATACAGAGTAGATGAGGATACTACACGTGGGGTTTGGACCTTTTCGCCAGTTTTTGTTGAAGATGGCGAGGTATATGTAGCAGGCGTGTTCGGTAATCTTTTTGTCATTAACAGAGAGAGCGGAGAGATAATTGAGAGAATTGACAACTTTGATGAAGGGGATGTGCAGATGAGCCTCATTACAAAGTCCTCTAATAATATCTACACTGCACCGATAGACACTGATGAAATAGCCTCAGTAGATGTCCCCAGTATGGAGATTAATTGGAGATACGTGCTTGAGGATGCTATCCGTGTAGAAAGTCCAATAATCGACGAGGAATTTATATACTACTTTATAACTACGTCAGAGGGGCCACAGGTGTATATTCTGAATAAAGATGGCACTCTACACAACAGGCTATCGCTACGTCAGGATAGTCGCATCGTCTTAGAAAATAATGAGCTGTACATACTAGGAGAGTCATCTATTAAAAGGATAAACCCACAAAACACTGCAGAGCAGATAGAGTATAATCTGAGCAAAGTAAATCAGGGAGGTACTACCTTAGGGAGTCTAGCAACGATACTGGATGGATTCATCTTCAGCAGCGGTGGGGGGTCCATATGCTGCTTAGCTCTACAATCGAATGATGATGGTGATGACGTGTCAGACTTAGGGGGAAGGATTCTCTGGGAATACGAGCCATCGTTGGAAAGTTATTCATCGTCAATACCAACAATTGTGGCAAACCCTCAGTCCGGAAGCAGTGTAGGGGCTAGAACTGGGGAGGGATTCACTGGACAATATCCGGGAAAGACCGTTGAGTCAACCAACCCGTTAGAGCAACTTCGTCAGAAAGCATTGAGCGCATTTGAATCAGATAATGACGTAGATAGCACCCCCGACGCCAGCAGTGATGATCAGTCAAGCACAAAAACTGAGACAGCTACTCCCACTCCTACGCCAACCGAGACTCCTACCGCTACTCCTACCCCGAGCGATACCCCTACCCCTACTTCTACTCCAAACTATGCTTCTGACACTACGGTTACCGAACAAAATAATGAACTGGGTGATGATGGTACTGGTCCAACACAGACCACCAGCGGACAAATGCCGGGGTTTGGAGTACCCACTGCAATCGCAGCTCTCGGGGGTATAAGCTATATTCTCTACTCTCGATCAAGAAGTAACGATGCCGAAAACGAGGGGCCCTAA
- a CDS encoding helix-turn-helix domain-containing protein, with product MTRNRVVVFDEDPGESFRLEFDANAVQRVVGAYLEENPDFDEPLGGSDDPVQSVGDLRGYRKYSPDEDVEALLRVVRTGQLFDDPVLADRPRGHGAARAVVLSLLESRRDDLNNGVERVALPGNAVAAYDDIDGVLYIRRPPNLSAAAGVVGLDGTPIHRIWEGRLGCPPEAELQYERVLCDRCRRQYLMEVLGYRVYNTTPNIKPYSRQRHISKGKDLALIEAVYLETGVEPAVITTKTAERYLGREWTHVQASSHYGAVRGSNAFAGDEIQVGIVLGSQHPGDREILRLAALSGDRLELSERHLNRGPDLSYGVAARPEEPENPYLTYFREHVVVQSVLRFGRSAGATVYVHTGAVPDWILTDGPIGAEKSVIRERCAGEREVISALSDGAELTASEIGTRVTIAERTVYDRLGPLSEWCIIERVTERQPHRWRLLDPDRPGAGYVIDDQWYVRLPGTDGFVD from the coding sequence GTGACACGCAACCGAGTGGTGGTGTTCGACGAGGACCCTGGCGAGTCGTTTCGACTGGAGTTCGATGCGAACGCCGTCCAGCGTGTCGTCGGGGCGTACCTCGAGGAGAACCCGGACTTCGACGAGCCGTTGGGTGGCTCTGACGACCCGGTCCAGTCCGTCGGCGACCTCCGAGGGTACCGAAAGTACTCGCCGGACGAGGACGTCGAAGCGCTGCTGCGAGTCGTGCGTACCGGTCAGCTGTTCGACGACCCAGTACTAGCCGACCGACCTCGCGGGCACGGGGCCGCACGAGCGGTGGTACTCTCGCTCCTCGAGTCCCGGCGAGACGACCTGAACAACGGTGTCGAACGCGTGGCGCTCCCGGGGAACGCTGTCGCCGCGTACGACGACATCGACGGTGTGCTGTACATCCGACGCCCGCCGAACCTCTCGGCGGCAGCAGGGGTCGTCGGGCTGGACGGTACCCCCATCCACCGCATCTGGGAGGGGCGGCTAGGCTGTCCACCGGAGGCCGAGCTCCAGTACGAACGAGTCCTGTGTGACCGTTGCCGTCGCCAGTACCTGATGGAGGTGCTCGGCTACCGGGTGTACAACACCACGCCGAACATCAAGCCGTATTCGAGACAACGGCACATCAGCAAGGGGAAGGACTTGGCGTTGATCGAGGCGGTGTACCTCGAGACAGGTGTCGAACCAGCCGTCATCACCACAAAGACCGCGGAGCGCTACCTCGGACGCGAGTGGACGCACGTCCAGGCCAGTTCTCACTACGGTGCAGTCAGAGGTAGCAACGCCTTCGCCGGAGACGAGATACAGGTTGGAATCGTCCTCGGGAGCCAGCATCCTGGTGACCGCGAGATCCTTCGGCTGGCTGCCTTGAGCGGGGATCGACTCGAGTTATCGGAGCGCCACCTCAACCGTGGCCCAGACCTGTCGTACGGAGTTGCGGCTCGCCCGGAAGAGCCGGAGAACCCGTACCTGACGTACTTCCGCGAACACGTGGTGGTGCAGTCGGTCTTGCGATTCGGTCGCAGTGCGGGCGCGACCGTGTACGTACACACGGGTGCGGTGCCGGACTGGATCCTCACCGATGGGCCGATCGGGGCCGAGAAGTCGGTCATCCGCGAGCGCTGCGCCGGTGAGCGCGAGGTAATCAGTGCGCTCTCGGATGGTGCCGAACTCACTGCCAGCGAGATCGGTACTCGAGTCACCATCGCTGAGCGGACCGTCTACGACCGACTCGGACCTCTATCGGAGTGGTGCATCATTGAGCGAGTGACCGAGCGCCAGCCCCACCGGTGGCGCCTTCTCGATCCCGACCGACCCGGAGCTGGCTACGTCATCGACGATCAGTGGTACGTCCGTCTCCCCGGGACAGACGGTTTCGTCGACTGA
- a CDS encoding tyrosine-type recombinase/integrase — MSNKNPNNGNQNPNSPTDDPENPSISFEQLREFKEEMLSQLDGRASAHASLTPVSPEQALKKYLETRAGDVQTTTLRSHESRLGKFVDWCGDQGIETLDELGGSHLVDFRNWRRDDGDLGRVSLKTQMDTLRVFVRFCATIDAVPDGLHESVLSPVLSRDEESRDVLVSHEQASQVLAHLRKYQYASREHVVWMLLGSTGMRTGALRSLDLDDYDPDDLSLDVNHRPETDTPLKNGKDGERLVSIDESVAEVLNDYVADKRPEVVDDYGRDPLVATTAGRIAPSTIRKYVYKWTRPCVLSGECPIDNDPETCPAACSSDKASKCDLSRSPHTVRRGYITHQLDTGVPPFVLSGRCDVTEDVMDQHYDVRTEDQKMRQRREVLERLAELEEQYGHPTEEEDER; from the coding sequence ATGTCCAACAAAAACCCAAACAACGGAAACCAGAACCCGAACTCGCCCACTGACGACCCCGAGAATCCTTCGATCTCGTTCGAACAGCTCCGCGAGTTCAAGGAAGAAATGCTGTCACAACTCGATGGTCGCGCCTCCGCCCACGCGTCACTCACCCCCGTCTCACCCGAACAGGCGCTCAAGAAGTACCTCGAGACGAGAGCCGGTGACGTCCAAACCACGACGCTCCGGTCCCACGAATCACGACTCGGCAAGTTCGTGGACTGGTGTGGCGATCAGGGCATCGAGACCCTCGATGAGCTCGGTGGGAGTCACCTCGTCGACTTTCGCAACTGGCGCCGCGACGACGGCGACCTCGGGAGAGTCAGTCTGAAGACACAGATGGACACGCTTCGCGTGTTCGTCCGGTTCTGCGCCACCATCGATGCCGTCCCGGACGGACTCCACGAGAGCGTTCTCTCGCCGGTGCTGTCGCGCGACGAGGAGTCGCGAGACGTGTTGGTGTCACACGAGCAGGCGTCGCAAGTACTCGCGCACCTCCGCAAGTACCAGTACGCCTCTCGCGAACACGTCGTGTGGATGCTCCTCGGGAGTACGGGGATGCGCACGGGTGCGCTCCGGTCGCTCGACCTCGACGACTACGACCCGGACGACCTCTCCCTCGACGTCAATCACCGCCCCGAGACTGACACACCACTCAAGAACGGGAAGGACGGCGAGCGACTCGTATCGATCGACGAGTCGGTCGCGGAGGTGCTGAACGACTACGTCGCCGACAAGCGCCCGGAGGTCGTCGACGACTACGGGCGCGACCCGCTGGTGGCCACGACTGCCGGGCGTATCGCGCCATCCACCATCCGCAAGTACGTGTACAAGTGGACTCGTCCGTGCGTGCTCTCGGGCGAGTGCCCGATCGACAACGACCCGGAGACGTGCCCGGCGGCCTGCTCCTCTGACAAGGCTAGCAAGTGCGACCTGAGTCGCTCGCCGCACACCGTCCGTCGCGGGTACATCACGCACCAACTCGACACGGGTGTCCCCCCGTTCGTGCTCTCGGGGCGGTGCGACGTCACGGAGGACGTGATGGACCAGCACTACGACGTACGGACGGAGGACCAGAAGATGCGCCAGCGGAGGGAGGTGCTGGAACGCCTCGCCGAGCTCGAGGAACAGTACGGGCACCCGACCGAGGAGGAGGACGAGCGATGA